In the Alteromonas sp. M12 genome, one interval contains:
- a CDS encoding metallophosphoesterase: protein MKLKHFTLTLAAVSVLSACNIGDDNDAEVSALQAQVAQLQTELNNIDTANEAEVATLNATVVAMQAQIDAMTAELVTLQEASNSASTDEDIAALQAEIEALQTTLDALTAQAPVLGSNATTGANILPEDADKVLRFAIFPDTQGRDDDNMSLYVDVDKDGNTLSIKEYVGVDYNGDGYYDAGTESQNDAVKANDWDEDGISYLVNVEDPFHPYIEVDSDGEPIVVAPEDRKDFGPDWKVLPLPLVEAVTDKMIELNVDLVLATGDITEYRAESDYVQWMEKVAGPLREAGVSVFPARGNHEIVNGRNWPAWFTNEQEWERQSVNNVYNDINPYEGYEQVDFDQGYKLYQAYTGSLVREHLDNGKAVGFPGAEDLVYYFVEDKTMFIALDFYFAELYSSAYRGTWTILREWLKEVITANAAEVDHIVAFGHEPLSTKKRPQTYQVEIYDAYVADRIALQEAKDAAQVTLDNAIANNVSAEEIAFYNNALETATSAYEELEEPSLNGYDIGQLGYLQLQDEAEPGLAADILNLFNNYQVTYIAGHDHQYARSLIHPTSEDKDTANGFTQIIGGNASWKAYEDLYGMHDDHETGLFINNFYDTITGGNLTNSEGTKYASVSSDLGNGISFVLVEVNGRQITTKAYYADHSLTEVDMNLGAHYDYDSNAWCTYSGDYMVAGASTTQTCDQVEWQVLDENTRTTDATVRVVAPDQNYYAHSEAKTEDGYVGSQATIIDGYNLTYNSSYAATVGEVERLRELFSMSWFVDEDATTLSDVLFLSGNQTQEGSYFNQYGDLVAPIIDVDAGVLAQGESASLTYVNQNGEQVNNPTHTTRDGIFIKGTDIEASLNPSLANGNPSGNDANWNGRYLADGLDFADAMTLVMTAPEGYPLTDLTIGRFDEATQSWVPAFSDECYIESGYSDHYSTYYRITDQHPEGGFQVSNCQQRYWGYVKDSNTIWGFVHTDGKFAVIEK, encoded by the coding sequence ATGAAATTGAAACATTTCACTCTAACGTTAGCCGCGGTAAGTGTGCTTAGCGCCTGTAACATTGGCGACGACAATGACGCTGAAGTGAGTGCACTGCAAGCGCAAGTCGCACAACTGCAAACCGAACTCAACAACATAGACACAGCGAATGAAGCGGAAGTTGCCACTTTGAACGCGACTGTTGTTGCGATGCAAGCACAGATAGATGCTATGACTGCAGAGTTAGTGACCTTACAAGAAGCATCTAACAGTGCCTCAACAGATGAAGATATTGCTGCTTTGCAGGCTGAAATTGAAGCCCTGCAAACAACGTTAGATGCGTTAACGGCACAAGCTCCGGTATTAGGCAGCAATGCCACAACAGGTGCAAACATCCTACCTGAAGATGCAGATAAGGTTTTACGCTTTGCTATCTTTCCAGATACCCAAGGCCGAGATGATGACAATATGTCTTTGTATGTTGACGTTGATAAAGACGGTAATACCTTGTCGATTAAAGAATACGTTGGCGTCGATTACAATGGTGATGGTTATTATGATGCTGGAACTGAAAGTCAGAATGACGCGGTTAAAGCCAATGATTGGGATGAAGATGGTATTAGCTACTTAGTTAACGTTGAAGACCCTTTTCACCCCTATATCGAAGTAGATAGTGACGGCGAGCCCATAGTTGTTGCACCTGAAGATCGTAAAGATTTTGGTCCTGACTGGAAAGTGCTACCTTTACCTTTAGTAGAAGCGGTTACCGATAAAATGATTGAGCTAAATGTCGATTTGGTTCTAGCCACAGGCGACATTACCGAATACCGTGCTGAATCTGACTATGTGCAGTGGATGGAAAAAGTGGCAGGGCCACTAAGAGAAGCTGGAGTAAGTGTTTTCCCTGCACGTGGAAATCACGAAATCGTAAATGGTAGAAACTGGCCTGCGTGGTTCACTAACGAACAAGAGTGGGAACGTCAGTCAGTCAATAATGTTTACAACGATATTAACCCTTATGAAGGTTACGAGCAGGTTGATTTTGACCAAGGTTATAAGCTGTATCAAGCATACACAGGCTCGTTAGTTCGTGAACATTTAGATAACGGTAAAGCTGTAGGTTTTCCTGGTGCAGAAGATTTGGTTTATTATTTTGTTGAAGATAAAACCATGTTTATTGCTTTAGATTTCTACTTTGCAGAGCTGTATAGCAGCGCCTATAGAGGTACGTGGACAATTTTAAGAGAATGGTTAAAAGAAGTCATAACGGCCAATGCCGCAGAGGTTGATCATATTGTCGCTTTCGGACATGAACCGCTATCAACTAAAAAACGCCCACAAACTTATCAAGTCGAAATTTACGATGCCTATGTAGCCGACCGAATTGCTTTGCAAGAAGCTAAAGATGCGGCACAAGTAACATTAGATAATGCCATTGCAAACAATGTGTCTGCTGAAGAAATTGCGTTTTATAACAATGCTTTAGAGACGGCAACTAGCGCATACGAAGAACTAGAAGAGCCAAGTTTGAATGGTTACGATATAGGTCAATTGGGCTACTTGCAATTGCAGGATGAAGCCGAACCAGGATTGGCTGCGGACATATTAAACTTGTTCAACAATTACCAAGTTACTTATATTGCAGGGCATGATCACCAATATGCTCGTAGTTTGATTCATCCCACATCAGAAGATAAAGATACCGCCAATGGATTCACTCAAATCATTGGTGGTAACGCATCATGGAAGGCCTATGAAGATCTCTATGGTATGCACGATGATCACGAAACAGGCTTATTCATTAATAACTTCTACGACACTATTACAGGTGGGAATTTAACCAACAGTGAAGGTACCAAATACGCAAGTGTCAGTTCTGACCTTGGCAATGGTATTTCATTTGTACTTGTTGAAGTGAATGGCCGTCAAATTACCACTAAGGCCTATTACGCAGACCATAGCTTAACTGAAGTGGATATGAATTTGGGCGCGCATTATGATTACGATAGTAACGCTTGGTGCACCTATTCTGGCGATTACATGGTAGCAGGCGCTAGCACAACACAAACATGTGACCAAGTTGAGTGGCAAGTGTTAGATGAAAATACCCGCACCACAGATGCGACCGTACGAGTTGTAGCACCTGATCAAAACTACTACGCTCACTCTGAAGCGAAAACAGAAGATGGCTATGTTGGTTCTCAAGCAACCATCATTGATGGCTACAACCTTACATATAACAGCTCATATGCCGCAACTGTTGGTGAAGTTGAGCGTCTTCGTGAATTGTTCTCCATGAGTTGGTTTGTTGATGAAGATGCCACTACCCTATCGGATGTGTTATTCCTAAGCGGAAATCAAACCCAAGAAGGTTCGTACTTTAACCAATATGGTGACCTAGTTGCGCCTATCATCGATGTAGACGCAGGTGTTTTAGCGCAAGGTGAGTCTGCGTCGTTAACCTATGTTAACCAAAACGGTGAGCAAGTGAATAATCCAACCCACACAACACGTGATGGAATATTTATCAAAGGTACTGATATTGAAGCGTCGTTAAACCCATCTCTTGCTAATGGTAATCCCAGTGGCAATGACGCTAACTGGAATGGCCGTTACCTAGCTGATGGTTTAGATTTTGCTGACGCCATGACATTAGTCATGACCGCGCCTGAAGGATACCCCTTGACTGATTTAACCATCGGCCGTTTCGATGAAGCAACTCAATCATGGGTACCCGCGTTTAGTGATGAATGTTATATCGAGAGTGGTTATTCTGACCATTACTCTACCTATTACAGAATCACAGACCAACACCCAGAAGGTGGTTTCCAAGTGTCCAATTGCCAACAACGCTACTGGGGCTATGTTAAAGATAGCAACACAATCTGGGGATTTGTGCACACCGACGGTAAATTTGCAGTCATAGAAAAGTAA
- a CDS encoding RNA polymerase sigma factor, which translates to MKKNDPFIKLMPKIRTFVHARTQNADVTNDVLQETMLRTIRNNLKQDSEQRLNNPLAYLITVAKSALFDHWRTEKKHLSQSDMVDEHTQGQRLEDDFIKLEQVKILSKVMDEMPPLRQQVFRMRRLEGMSREAIATELGLSLEAVKKHINRAMVDIALCAEKNDWK; encoded by the coding sequence ATGAAAAAAAACGATCCTTTCATTAAGCTGATGCCGAAAATCAGAACCTTTGTACACGCGCGAACACAAAACGCTGATGTGACCAATGACGTGCTGCAAGAAACCATGTTGCGAACGATTCGAAATAACCTAAAACAAGATTCAGAACAAAGGTTGAATAATCCACTGGCTTACTTAATTACAGTTGCTAAATCGGCTTTATTTGATCATTGGCGTACGGAAAAAAAACATCTAAGCCAATCTGATATGGTCGACGAGCATACACAAGGTCAGCGATTAGAAGATGATTTCATTAAACTCGAGCAAGTAAAAATATTGTCAAAGGTAATGGATGAGATGCCGCCCTTAAGACAGCAAGTATTTAGAATGCGCCGCCTAGAGGGGATGAGCAGAGAAGCAATTGCAACGGAGCTGGGGTTGTCGTTAGAGGCCGTAAAAAAACACATTAATCGTGCCATGGTAGATATTGCTTTATGCGCGGAAAAAAATGATTGGAAATGA
- a CDS encoding FecR domain-containing protein, which translates to MNKHTLEQAADWFDQQDSLNAEQTVEFERWLTTPKNAEAYRKISQLMQSAELTAAMNVSLKRSTDDKNAVRDKSQNNHKAHTFSFYQFNPTNIAASLFCIALISAFLLFVQNTPDDSSPLVAVPHAVYQQQIQAPVGARSSQVLQDGTQVHLNANSQLNVQQTSTSRYALMEQGQIYFDVAKDKNRPFVIDVGDMQIRVLGTSFDVDHTNARTLVTVYEGRVQINADDVFTLTKGEQLLLENGQASRLPSKQLPMLPAWRGGWLEVEQQPLQDVVTHMQRYIEQPVEIASQELLDRKISGRFPLDKAKQSLALIASAHQFTVTYEADKILLSN; encoded by the coding sequence ATGAATAAACATACATTAGAGCAAGCCGCAGATTGGTTTGATCAACAAGACTCTCTTAACGCTGAACAAACTGTAGAATTTGAGCGCTGGTTAACCACGCCCAAAAATGCAGAGGCTTACCGCAAAATCAGTCAACTAATGCAATCAGCAGAACTGACTGCGGCAATGAATGTTAGTCTAAAACGTAGCACAGATGATAAAAACGCGGTCAGGGATAAGTCCCAGAATAACCACAAAGCCCATACTTTTAGTTTCTATCAATTCAATCCAACCAACATAGCTGCGAGCCTGTTCTGTATCGCGCTTATTAGCGCTTTTTTATTGTTTGTACAAAATACGCCCGATGATTCGTCGCCATTAGTCGCTGTACCTCACGCAGTATATCAACAGCAAATTCAAGCCCCTGTTGGTGCTCGCTCCTCTCAAGTTTTGCAAGATGGTACACAAGTTCACTTGAATGCGAATAGCCAACTAAATGTGCAGCAAACCAGTACGTCTCGATATGCGCTAATGGAGCAAGGGCAAATATATTTTGATGTTGCCAAAGATAAAAATCGTCCGTTTGTCATTGATGTGGGGGACATGCAAATACGTGTGTTAGGCACCTCATTTGATGTAGACCATACCAATGCTCGCACCTTGGTTACCGTTTATGAGGGGCGAGTGCAAATAAACGCAGATGACGTGTTCACTCTAACCAAAGGCGAACAACTTCTGCTCGAAAATGGACAAGCCAGTAGATTGCCATCCAAACAGCTACCTATGCTACCGGCTTGGCGCGGCGGTTGGCTGGAAGTCGAACAACAACCGCTGCAAGACGTAGTAACGCATATGCAACGTTACATTGAACAGCCTGTAGAAATTGCTTCTCAAGAACTGCTTGATCGCAAAATTAGCGGACGTTTCCCACTTGATAAGGCCAAACAGTCGTTAGCCCTAATTGCCAGCGCGCACCAATTCACTGTGACCTATGAAGCCGACAAAATCCTGCTTAGCAATTAG